The following are from one region of the Bacteroidota bacterium genome:
- the rpmI gene encoding 50S ribosomal protein L35 — MPKMKSNSSAKKRFSITGTGKIKRKKAYKSHILTKKSTKRKRNLTHAGLVDKTDMVRVERMLCI; from the coding sequence ATGCCAAAGATGAAATCAAATTCCAGTGCCAAGAAGCGTTTCAGCATTACCGGTACAGGAAAAATCAAGAGGAAAAAGGCTTACAAAAGCCATATCCTCACCAAAAAGTCTACAAAGCGTAAGCGTAATTTAACTCATGCCGGATTGGTTGACAAGACCGATATGGTACGTGTAGAGCGCATGCTTTGTATCTAA
- a CDS encoding geranylgeranylglyceryl/heptaprenylglyceryl phosphate synthase, with translation MNVLNSILQKCDNHKKQLAVLIDPDKADANSIETICSMCNRASVDLIFVGGSLITHGDLNFTISEIKKNTSIPIVSFPGNHLQISELTDALLFISLVSSRNADMIIGQHIQAAPYIRKKNIETISTAYMLIEGGSNTTAHYLSNSNPIPREKAEIAAATAMAAEMIGYKCIYLEAGSGAKLHVPVAMIAAVKKSISLPILCGGGIRDANTAKLMADAGADVLVIGTAFEHHPALIQEIAEAIK, from the coding sequence ATGAATGTACTAAACTCCATATTACAAAAGTGCGATAACCATAAAAAGCAACTTGCCGTATTAATAGACCCCGACAAAGCGGATGCTAATTCCATTGAAACGATATGTTCTATGTGCAACCGGGCCAGCGTTGACTTAATTTTTGTTGGAGGCAGTTTGATTACGCATGGTGATTTGAATTTTACAATTTCTGAAATAAAAAAAAACACCTCAATACCAATCGTTTCCTTTCCAGGCAATCATTTACAAATTTCAGAATTGACTGATGCATTACTATTTATTTCACTGGTAAGCAGCCGCAATGCAGATATGATTATTGGTCAGCACATACAGGCAGCACCCTACATCAGAAAAAAAAATATTGAAACCATAAGTACTGCTTATATGCTAATAGAAGGGGGAAGCAATACCACTGCACATTACCTAAGTAATAGTAATCCCATACCACGCGAAAAAGCCGAAATAGCAGCAGCAACGGCCATGGCAGCTGAGATGATAGGATATAAGTGCATTTATCTTGAAGCCGGTAGTGGTGCAAAACTTCATGTGCCAGTTGCTATGATTGCTGCGGTAAAAAAATCTATATCGCTACCTATACTATGCGGTGGTGGAATACGTGATGCAAACACAGCAAAGCTAATGGCTGATGCAGGTGCTGATGTTTTAGTAATAGGTACAGCCTTTGAACATCATCCTGCATTGATACAAGAAATTGCTGAGGCAATCAAATGA
- a CDS encoding nicotinamide mononucleotide transporter, whose translation MLEIIGVACGIAGIVLTAKGNIFNFPVGIVNVLITAYIVFINGLYADVVQQFFYLIVLVIGWLSWNKSHQQEQQQFYHSTINERILYFVAIVILSACLSVLLYRFNPNAYLLLDAAGTAMAIIAQYMIARKKIENWYLWLIVNSLYTYLFFAKELYAYCGLSIIYFFLAIVGLLAWKKNTIQPFIN comes from the coding sequence TTGCTTGAAATAATTGGAGTAGCCTGCGGAATAGCCGGAATAGTTCTTACGGCAAAAGGTAACATTTTTAATTTTCCGGTGGGCATTGTAAATGTTTTAATTACTGCTTATATAGTTTTTATAAACGGCCTGTATGCAGATGTGGTGCAACAATTTTTTTATTTAATCGTATTGGTTATTGGATGGCTAAGCTGGAACAAATCACACCAACAGGAACAACAACAGTTTTATCATAGCACCATTAATGAGCGCATACTATACTTTGTAGCCATAGTAATTTTAAGTGCTTGCTTGTCGGTATTACTATATCGATTCAATCCCAATGCGTACCTCTTGCTTGATGCTGCCGGAACTGCCATGGCTATTATAGCACAATATATGATTGCTCGGAAAAAAATTGAAAACTGGTACTTATGGTTAATTGTTAACTCCTTATACACTTACTTATTCTTTGCAAAAGAGCTTTATGCTTATTGTGGTCTTTCGATAATTTATTTTTTTCTAGCTATTGTCGGATTGCTTGCCTGGAAAAAAAATACAATTCAACCATTTATCAATTAA
- a CDS encoding MoxR family ATPase, translating into MENNESQTFESRIDFAGLYESAIGARSEISKAIVGLDKISDLMMVALLSNGHVLLEGVPGVAKTLMAKSFARIIDADFSRIQFTPDLMPSDVIGTNIFNPEKSSFTFRQGPIFSNIILIDEINRAPAKTQSALFEVMEERQITYDHHTYLLNEPFMVVATQNPIEHEGTYRLPEAQLDRFMFKLKVGYPTTDEETAILLLHHQPQSSQKPVDSIQPVITQTQLVTHKANVGKVHVEQKLIDYIVSIIQHTRTAKHIYLGASPRAAVACLQASKALAALSGRDFVTPDDIQYILPNVLRHRIILTPEREMEGASADDVIKQMLEKVEVPR; encoded by the coding sequence ATGGAGAATAACGAATCACAAACTTTTGAGTCGAGGATAGACTTTGCAGGTTTATATGAAAGCGCAATTGGTGCCCGCAGCGAAATATCGAAAGCAATAGTTGGCTTAGATAAAATAAGCGATTTGATGATGGTTGCCTTATTGAGCAATGGACATGTATTGCTCGAAGGAGTTCCGGGTGTAGCCAAAACACTGATGGCAAAATCCTTTGCCCGCATTATTGATGCGGACTTTAGCCGCATTCAATTTACACCTGACCTTATGCCCAGCGATGTTATTGGAACAAATATTTTCAATCCCGAAAAATCATCCTTTACATTCCGGCAAGGTCCAATTTTTAGCAACATTATTTTGATTGATGAAATAAACCGTGCTCCTGCCAAAACACAATCGGCATTATTCGAAGTGATGGAAGAGCGGCAGATTACCTATGATCATCACACCTATTTACTTAACGAACCGTTTATGGTTGTAGCAACACAAAATCCGATAGAACACGAGGGCACTTACCGTTTGCCCGAAGCACAACTTGACCGATTTATGTTTAAATTAAAAGTGGGATACCCCACTACGGACGAAGAAACAGCAATCTTGTTACTGCATCACCAACCGCAAAGTTCGCAAAAGCCTGTTGACTCTATACAACCTGTTATAACGCAAACGCAACTTGTAACGCACAAAGCCAATGTGGGCAAAGTGCATGTGGAACAAAAACTCATCGATTATATAGTAAGCATCATACAGCATACACGCACTGCCAAGCACATCTACCTGGGTGCTTCGCCACGCGCAGCTGTGGCGTGCCTGCAAGCATCTAAAGCACTGGCAGCACTAAGTGGACGCGACTTTGTTACCCCTGACGATATTCAGTATATATTACCCAACGTATTAAGGCACCGCATTATTCTTACACCCGAAAGAGAAATGGAAGGCGCATCGGCCGATGATGTTATAAAGCAGATGCTGGAAAAAGTGGAAGTTCCCAGATAG
- the thrS gene encoding threonine--tRNA ligase, whose translation MNITFPDGAVREYAQGASAMDIAKSISEGLARNVLAAKVNGEVWDASRAIDGDATLELLTWDHPQAKSTMWHSSAHLMAEALEFYYPGTKFGIGPPIENGFYYDVDFGDHAFTPDDFKKIEDKMLELAKQASKYERKAVSKSDAIAYFTEKGDNYKLDLLQDLADGTITFYTQGNFTDLCRGPHIPDTSFVKAAKVMSIAGAYWRGDEKSKQLTRVYAITFPKQKELTEYLTLLEEAKKRDHRKLGKELELFTFSENVGMGLPLWLPKGAALRERLQSFLNKAQVKAGYMPVVTPHIGHKNLYITSGHYEKYGADSFQPIKTPAEGEEFFLKPMNCPHHCEIYKSRPRSYKELPLRLAEFGTVYRYEQSGELHGLTRVRGFTQDDAHLFCRPDQVKEEFCKVIDLVLYVFNALGFENYTAQISLRDPENKTKYIGSDENWQKAEAAIIDAAAEKGLKTVIELGEAAFYGPKLDFMVKDALGRKWQLGTIQVDYNLPERFQLEYTGSDNQKHRPVMIHRAPFGSLERFIAVLIEHCAGNFPLWLSPDQVAVLSISEKYNDYGKNVLQNLNNYDIRGLFDERDEKIGKKIRDAEISKIPYMIIVGEKEMTEVMVSLRKHGQGDIGSFTFDQCVAYLQKEINASI comes from the coding sequence ATGAATATAACTTTTCCAGATGGCGCGGTGCGCGAGTATGCTCAAGGTGCATCGGCTATGGATATTGCCAAATCGATAAGCGAGGGCTTGGCGCGCAATGTACTTGCGGCAAAGGTAAATGGGGAGGTGTGGGATGCCTCGCGTGCTATTGATGGCGATGCCACACTTGAATTACTTACATGGGATCATCCTCAAGCCAAGTCAACTATGTGGCACTCATCGGCACACTTAATGGCCGAGGCGCTCGAGTTTTATTATCCCGGCACCAAGTTCGGCATTGGTCCACCCATCGAAAATGGATTTTATTACGATGTTGATTTTGGCGACCATGCTTTTACCCCCGATGATTTTAAAAAGATAGAAGACAAAATGCTGGAGCTAGCCAAGCAAGCCAGTAAATACGAACGCAAAGCCGTAAGCAAAAGCGATGCGATAGCATATTTTACAGAAAAGGGAGATAACTACAAGCTGGATTTGCTGCAAGACTTAGCCGATGGAACCATCACCTTTTATACGCAGGGAAATTTTACTGACTTATGCCGTGGCCCTCATATACCAGATACAAGTTTTGTAAAAGCAGCCAAGGTGATGAGTATTGCCGGTGCCTATTGGCGTGGTGATGAAAAAAGCAAGCAACTTACCCGTGTGTATGCCATCACCTTTCCAAAACAAAAGGAACTGACCGAATACCTAACCTTACTTGAAGAAGCCAAGAAACGCGACCACCGTAAGTTGGGCAAGGAACTTGAGCTTTTTACATTTAGCGAAAATGTGGGAATGGGTTTACCACTATGGCTTCCCAAAGGGGCCGCCTTGCGCGAGCGTCTTCAGTCATTTTTAAATAAAGCACAGGTAAAGGCAGGCTACATGCCTGTTGTAACCCCACATATCGGGCATAAAAATTTATATATCACATCGGGCCATTACGAAAAATATGGGGCCGACTCTTTCCAGCCAATCAAGACACCTGCCGAAGGCGAAGAATTTTTTCTAAAACCAATGAATTGCCCTCACCATTGCGAAATATACAAAAGCCGACCAAGGTCTTATAAGGAATTGCCCTTGCGCCTTGCCGAGTTTGGCACCGTTTATCGTTATGAGCAAAGTGGCGAATTGCACGGCCTTACCCGCGTTCGTGGATTTACCCAGGACGATGCTCACTTATTTTGTCGCCCCGATCAGGTGAAGGAAGAGTTTTGCAAAGTAATAGACCTGGTATTGTATGTATTTAATGCCTTGGGATTTGAGAATTATACAGCACAAATAAGTTTGCGCGACCCTGAGAATAAGACCAAATACATTGGGTCGGACGAGAATTGGCAAAAGGCCGAGGCCGCCATCATAGATGCAGCAGCCGAAAAAGGCTTGAAGACTGTAATTGAACTTGGCGAAGCTGCATTTTATGGACCCAAACTCGATTTTATGGTGAAAGATGCCCTTGGCCGCAAGTGGCAGCTTGGTACCATACAGGTGGATTATAATTTGCCCGAGCGTTTTCAGCTCGAATATACAGGCAGCGATAATCAGAAGCATCGCCCGGTAATGATTCACCGCGCTCCTTTTGGGTCGTTAGAACGTTTTATAGCTGTACTGATCGAGCATTGTGCAGGCAATTTCCCGCTGTGGTTATCACCCGATCAGGTGGCGGTTTTAAGCATTAGCGAAAAGTACAATGACTACGGAAAAAATGTTTTACAGAATTTAAATAATTACGATATTCGCGGCCTCTTTGACGAAAGGGATGAAAAAATCGGTAAAAAGATTCGCGATGCCGAGATTTCGAAGATACCTTATATGATCATTGTAGGTGAAAAGGAAATGACAGAAGTTATGGTATCGCTACGTAAACATGGCCAGGGAGATATTGGATCATTTACCTTTGACCAATGTGTGGCTTATTTGCAAAAGGAAATAAACGCTAGTATATAA
- the rplT gene encoding 50S ribosomal protein L20, with protein sequence MPRSVNTVASRARRKKVLKLAKGNYGSRGNVWTVAKNTVEKGLQYAYRDRRTKKRNFRALWIQRINAGVREYGLSYSTFMGKVHAGNLNLSRKVLADLALNNPEAFKAVVEQVKDLTPQKAADTKLVGAGLVVTAAPRSAKPVKEAGPKQVKAPKAEKPAAPKAEKPATPKVAKAAAPIVEEPIPVAPEVEEAPVSSDGDNLKLIEGIGPAIEKILNGSGITTWAQLADKSADELRAILEQAGSRYTMHKPDTWPKQAELAAAGKFDELKAWQDELDGGKE encoded by the coding sequence ATGCCACGTTCAGTAAACACGGTAGCGTCACGTGCAAGACGAAAAAAGGTACTCAAATTAGCCAAAGGTAATTATGGCTCAAGGGGCAATGTATGGACAGTTGCCAAAAACACAGTAGAAAAGGGGTTGCAGTATGCATATCGCGATCGCAGAACCAAGAAGCGCAATTTCCGTGCTTTATGGATTCAGCGTATTAATGCAGGTGTTCGCGAATATGGTTTATCATATTCAACTTTTATGGGTAAAGTACATGCTGGTAATTTAAATCTTAGCCGCAAAGTATTGGCCGATCTTGCCCTTAATAACCCGGAAGCATTTAAGGCAGTTGTAGAACAAGTAAAAGACCTTACACCCCAAAAAGCTGCGGATACAAAATTAGTAGGTGCAGGTCTAGTAGTTACTGCCGCACCAAGATCAGCAAAACCAGTAAAGGAAGCCGGTCCTAAGCAAGTAAAAGCTCCAAAAGCTGAGAAACCAGCCGCTCCAAAAGCTGAGAAACCAGCTACTCCAAAAGTTGCAAAGGCTGCTGCACCAATAGTTGAAGAACCTATACCTGTAGCTCCCGAAGTAGAAGAAGCACCTGTGTCAAGTGATGGTGATAATCTAAAGCTAATAGAAGGAATAGGACCTGCTATTGAGAAAATATTAAATGGCAGTGGTATTACTACCTGGGCGCAGTTAGCTGATAAATCAGCAGATGAGTTGCGTGCCATACTTGAGCAGGCAGGAAGCCGCTACACCATGCATAAGCCTGATACATGGCCTAAACAAGCTGAATTAGCTGCCGCTGGTAAGTTTGATGAGCTTAAAGCTTGGCAAGATGAATTAGATGGTGGAAAAGAGTAA
- a CDS encoding translation initiation factor IF-3 translates to MRSNKPRPRGPFRVRKENEHNINTDIIASEVRLVGENVTPGVYSLQEAVKFADQLNLDLVEISPNADPPVCKIVDYKKFLYDKKKKEREVKANAAKAVMKEIRFGPQTDDHDFNFKVKHAQSFLEDGNKVRAYVHFRGRSIAYKEHGEVLLLKFAEALSEYGKIEGLPNLEGNRMFLNMAPLPKKK, encoded by the coding sequence ATAAGAAGTAATAAACCCCGACCCCGTGGGCCTTTTCGGGTAAGAAAAGAAAACGAGCATAACATAAACACCGACATCATTGCAAGCGAGGTAAGGCTTGTAGGTGAAAACGTTACCCCAGGTGTATATTCGCTTCAGGAAGCCGTAAAATTTGCCGATCAATTAAATCTTGATTTGGTAGAGATTAGCCCTAATGCTGACCCACCAGTATGTAAAATTGTAGATTATAAGAAGTTCCTTTACGATAAGAAAAAGAAGGAGAGAGAAGTTAAAGCAAATGCTGCCAAAGCGGTGATGAAAGAAATTCGCTTTGGTCCGCAAACCGATGATCATGATTTCAACTTTAAAGTAAAACATGCTCAAAGTTTTTTGGAAGATGGCAACAAGGTGCGCGCGTATGTGCACTTTCGTGGTCGCAGTATAGCATACAAGGAGCATGGCGAAGTGTTGTTGCTCAAGTTTGCTGAGGCATTATCAGAATATGGAAAGATTGAAGGATTGCCAAACCTTGAAGGGAACAGAATGTTCTTAAATATGGCCCCGCTACCTAAGAAAAAGTAA
- a CDS encoding ATP-binding protein yields MKRIAIIGPESTGKTTMAKMLAAHYKTIIVPEYAREYIMQLNRPYSPKDLLPIAKGQIQLENQLLFQANRLLICDTNMTVMKVWSEYKYGFCAEWILNVINSRYYDHHFVCAPDMPWDADPLREHPNKREELFDIYIEEMKKQQVRYTVLRGTPEERLAQMTEVLDKYILKKNKNA; encoded by the coding sequence ATAAAACGCATTGCGATTATTGGTCCGGAATCTACCGGAAAAACTACGATGGCAAAAATGCTGGCAGCCCATTATAAAACCATCATTGTTCCTGAGTATGCACGCGAATACATCATGCAACTTAACAGGCCTTATAGCCCGAAGGACTTATTACCTATAGCAAAAGGTCAGATACAATTAGAAAACCAATTACTGTTTCAAGCCAACCGCTTGTTGATATGCGACACCAACATGACGGTAATGAAAGTTTGGAGCGAATATAAATATGGCTTTTGTGCCGAATGGATATTGAATGTAATTAACAGCCGCTACTACGACCATCATTTTGTTTGTGCACCTGATATGCCCTGGGATGCCGATCCACTTCGCGAACACCCCAATAAGCGCGAAGAATTATTCGATATTTATATCGAAGAAATGAAAAAGCAACAAGTGCGTTATACGGTTTTACGTGGCACACCCGAAGAACGACTAGCACAAATGACCGAGGTGCTCGATAAGTATATCTTGAAAAAGAATAAAAACGCCTAA
- a CDS encoding stage II sporulation protein M has translation MREAAFIKQNREKWESYENESDGSADELAERYIELTDDLSYATTFYRGSNVSRYLNDMTRDFHHRIYRNKGETLQNLIEFWTRTVPLTVYANHTLLRNTFFIFLVSCCIGWLSASQDDTYIRLILGDYYVNKTIANIEAGEPMAIYSSASQQDMFFMITINNITVSFYAFVMGIFLSVGTLVMMLQNGIMLGAFQFLFYKHKYLLICVLTVWIHGVLEISSIIVAGAAGFRLGNGLIFPSTYSRLESFKRGAVEGLTLVAGCIPLFIIAGFLESFVTRHSTVSLHISASIILLSIAFIYWYFIYYPIQLYKKITSNA, from the coding sequence ATGCGCGAGGCAGCATTCATAAAGCAAAACAGAGAAAAATGGGAGTCGTATGAAAACGAGAGCGATGGCAGTGCCGATGAATTAGCCGAGCGCTACATAGAACTTACAGACGATTTAAGTTATGCCACCACCTTTTATCGGGGTAGCAATGTATCACGATACCTTAATGATATGACACGCGATTTTCATCATCGCATCTATCGAAATAAAGGCGAAACGCTACAAAATCTGATTGAATTTTGGACCCGCACAGTGCCACTTACCGTGTATGCAAATCACACTTTGCTACGCAATACTTTTTTCATTTTTCTAGTTAGCTGTTGTATTGGCTGGCTTAGTGCTTCGCAAGACGATACCTATATCAGGCTTATACTTGGCGACTATTATGTAAATAAAACCATTGCCAATATAGAAGCCGGAGAACCTATGGCTATCTACTCAAGCGCTTCGCAACAAGATATGTTTTTTATGATTACTATAAATAACATCACGGTTTCATTTTATGCTTTTGTGATGGGAATTTTTCTTTCGGTAGGCACGCTGGTCATGATGTTACAAAATGGAATTATGTTAGGAGCATTTCAATTTTTATTTTACAAACACAAGTACTTGCTCATTTGCGTGCTTACTGTGTGGATACATGGCGTACTGGAAATAAGCAGCATTATAGTTGCCGGTGCTGCAGGATTTAGATTGGGCAATGGATTAATTTTTCCATCAACTTACAGCAGGCTCGAATCCTTTAAACGCGGAGCGGTAGAAGGGCTAACATTGGTAGCCGGTTGTATTCCACTTTTTATAATAGCAGGGTTTCTCGAAAGCTTCGTCACCAGGCATTCTACAGTTTCATTGCATATTAGTGCCAGCATTATCTTACTTTCAATTGCATTTATTTATTGGTACTTTATATACTACCCCATACAATTATATAAAAAGATTACATCCAATGCTTGA
- a CDS encoding T9SS type A sorting domain-containing protein encodes MHDGSEYALSVYNAMGNLIESRMVTQSPHALDLTGYGSGFYFIKAHTGNNVQMKKIVVR; translated from the coding sequence GTGCATGATGGAAGTGAGTATGCTTTATCCGTTTATAATGCAATGGGCAATTTGATTGAATCGCGCATGGTTACTCAATCACCACATGCACTTGATTTAACAGGATATGGTAGTGGTTTTTATTTTATCAAAGCACACACAGGAAATAATGTGCAAATGAAAAAGATTGTGGTGCGATAA
- a CDS encoding T9SS type A sorting domain-containing protein has protein sequence MKKIIFGIILLFVAGIAGAQTIVGGGIYQNTTWTLANSPYKMTGSIVVFPGVTLTIEPGVVVNVKESDIMNGEPAYYFEVRGALNMVGTPSQLITFKCDSFTTPVGAWNGFLIKNSQGGSINTDYVSISNTQIAFNWDAVIGYPLTFNDSYFAFNGYTISTGTGANLKNCTFYGNNSAISGWPDFQIINCIFDSNSAAISVYPNSFILDSCILKNNSLAINFASVPFNAMTIQHSTFTNNALACGNVGNGNVRFNSFINNGDAVSGGTNATIEENTFTGNAKAVITAMGAIVKNNIINQNTVGVQLGAMTFGQPAPTVIDNQICGNSLYNIENLTDLNLNIPTNCFCDTDEILLETKIYDGYDDITRGLISYAIYDSSCINILKYVSKFPTSITDSENGMESISLQPNPAVDLVQISNADKIEMINIYSTNGQLVSSVSPTNNTLDVSQLDKGIYQLQLIGEGKSILRRIVKM, from the coding sequence ATGAAAAAAATTATTTTTGGAATTATTCTCTTGTTTGTAGCTGGTATTGCCGGAGCGCAAACAATTGTCGGAGGTGGCATTTATCAAAACACTACCTGGACACTGGCAAACTCACCCTATAAGATGACCGGCAGTATTGTCGTGTTTCCCGGAGTTACACTTACCATTGAACCGGGTGTAGTTGTAAATGTAAAAGAATCCGATATTATGAATGGTGAGCCTGCTTATTATTTTGAAGTACGAGGCGCACTAAATATGGTTGGAACACCATCACAACTTATTACCTTTAAATGCGATAGCTTTACCACTCCGGTAGGTGCATGGAATGGCTTTTTAATAAAGAACTCTCAAGGCGGCAGCATTAATACAGATTATGTAAGTATTAGCAATACTCAGATTGCTTTCAATTGGGACGCTGTAATTGGATATCCACTTACCTTTAACGATTCATATTTTGCTTTTAATGGTTATACCATTAGCACCGGTACAGGTGCCAACTTAAAAAATTGTACATTTTATGGAAATAATTCGGCAATTAGCGGCTGGCCTGATTTTCAAATAATCAATTGCATATTTGACAGCAACAGTGCTGCTATATCGGTATACCCCAATTCCTTTATTCTCGATAGTTGTATATTAAAAAATAATAGCTTGGCTATCAATTTTGCTTCTGTACCCTTTAATGCAATGACCATTCAGCATTCAACTTTTACTAATAATGCCCTTGCATGCGGCAATGTTGGAAACGGAAATGTACGCTTCAATAGTTTTATCAACAATGGCGATGCAGTGTCAGGAGGAACAAATGCAACCATAGAAGAAAATACTTTTACTGGAAATGCAAAAGCAGTGATAACTGCCATGGGTGCAATTGTAAAAAATAATATTATCAATCAAAATACAGTGGGTGTGCAATTGGGAGCTATGACTTTTGGGCAACCTGCACCAACTGTAATTGACAACCAAATTTGTGGTAACTCATTATATAATATAGAGAACCTAACCGACCTAAATCTAAACATCCCTACAAATTGCTTTTGCGATACAGATGAGATATTGCTTGAAACAAAAATTTACGATGGCTATGATGACATAACGCGTGGACTTATTAGCTATGCCATTTACGATAGCTCGTGTATAAACATACTAAAGTACGTAAGCAAATTCCCCACTTCGATAACCGATTCAGAAAATGGCATGGAATCCATTTCGCTTCAACCCAACCCGGCTGTGGATTTGGTGCAAATAAGTAATGCAGATAAAATTGAAATGATAAATATTTACTCGACCAATGGGCAGTTAGTTTCTAGTGTTAGCCCTACAAATAATACACTTGACGTGTCGCAACTTGATAAAGGAATTTATCAATTGCAATTAATAGGCGAAGGAAAATCGATTCTTCGAAGAATAGTAAAAATGTAA